From a single Shewanella donghaensis genomic region:
- a CDS encoding polysaccharide lyase 6 family protein — protein MSYLHTDTSNDKKSSKTHYTLNNIKVAFALSLTASAIMPLMSANAATYTVKNPVEYNKTAKKLVAGDEVILADGVWQDFEIKFKGQGTKDAPIKLSAQTKGKVILSGQSNLRLSGKYLEVSGLVFKNGYTPSNEVIAFRTSKNDLANHSRVSEVVIDNYSNPDRHESDYWVSLYGKNNQFDHNHLVGKRNKGVTMAVRLKGEDSQENHHKIDHNYFGPRPILGSNGGETLRIGTSHYSMSDSFTLVENNYFDRCDGEVEIISVKSGKNTLRNNTFFESRGTLTMRHGNGNKIEGNVFLGNGVDHTGGIRVINRDQTITNNYLEGLKGYRFGSGFTIMNGVPNSPINRYHQVVNADVNHNSFIDVEHIHLAAGSDQERSATPQKSTFSDNLVFNKNQQAPFSLFDDISGIQFSNNVSNDLSDNKIEQGFTVEPIALTRAENGLMYPTDKALRQYGATTKLSPTTKAQTGVSWYPKDEPETTFGSGNEIKVSSTEQLITAIEQANSGDTIELADGSYDIEKIIFIDKAITVQALNTKKAKLTFSRPTLFEIQNGGALKLDGLIITGENSLDSSGNTVIRTSKWGMLTNYRFSMFNSEIKQLDINHSFHFFDSGSRAFAKKIEIINNNFEKISGDIFRLNKETDDLGIYNAEYLIVENNQFKNIEGALVNLYRGGTDESTFGPHLSFMHNEVSNVGQGKRNKSKASLFLHGVQVTDIEKNSFKDSAVVKIEHTTGEPVTQVSNNQFINAGSPSVQELYAIEKTTASITNNKVQ, from the coding sequence ATGAGTTACCTGCACACTGATACAAGCAATGACAAGAAGTCCTCTAAAACACATTACACCTTAAACAATATCAAAGTGGCATTCGCCCTTAGCCTTACAGCAAGCGCAATAATGCCATTAATGTCAGCCAATGCGGCTACATACACAGTAAAAAATCCAGTTGAATATAATAAAACTGCCAAGAAATTAGTCGCTGGCGATGAAGTCATTCTGGCGGACGGTGTATGGCAAGATTTTGAAATCAAATTTAAGGGTCAAGGCACAAAAGACGCGCCAATAAAGCTATCTGCACAAACAAAAGGCAAAGTCATACTGTCGGGACAATCTAATCTGCGCTTATCAGGTAAATACCTGGAAGTATCAGGACTCGTATTTAAAAACGGCTATACCCCAAGTAATGAAGTTATCGCTTTCAGAACCAGTAAAAATGATTTAGCCAATCATTCACGTGTCTCTGAAGTGGTTATTGATAATTACAGCAATCCAGATCGCCATGAATCTGATTACTGGGTGTCGTTATACGGAAAAAACAATCAATTTGACCATAACCATTTAGTCGGTAAGCGCAACAAAGGCGTTACCATGGCTGTGCGTTTAAAAGGCGAAGATAGCCAAGAAAATCATCATAAAATTGACCATAACTATTTCGGCCCTCGTCCAATTCTAGGTTCAAACGGTGGTGAAACTTTACGCATCGGTACTAGTCATTATTCAATGTCTGACTCTTTTACTCTGGTTGAAAATAACTACTTCGATCGTTGTGACGGTGAAGTGGAAATCATTTCAGTAAAATCAGGTAAGAATACGCTGCGAAACAATACCTTTTTTGAATCCCGCGGCACTCTCACCATGCGTCATGGCAACGGTAATAAAATTGAAGGCAATGTCTTCTTAGGTAATGGTGTTGATCATACCGGTGGCATTCGAGTCATCAACCGCGATCAAACCATCACTAATAATTATCTTGAAGGCTTAAAAGGTTATCGCTTTGGTAGTGGCTTTACCATTATGAATGGTGTGCCAAACTCTCCGATTAACCGTTACCATCAAGTGGTTAATGCTGATGTAAACCACAATAGCTTTATCGATGTAGAACATATCCATTTAGCTGCTGGTAGTGACCAAGAACGTTCTGCTACGCCGCAAAAATCTACTTTTTCAGACAATCTAGTATTTAATAAAAATCAACAAGCACCCTTTTCACTTTTTGATGATATTTCAGGGATTCAATTTTCAAACAATGTTTCAAATGATTTATCAGATAACAAAATAGAACAAGGTTTCACAGTTGAGCCTATAGCGCTTACTCGCGCTGAAAATGGCCTAATGTATCCAACTGATAAAGCATTACGTCAATATGGTGCTACCACTAAACTTTCGCCAACCACCAAAGCGCAAACGGGTGTGAGCTGGTATCCAAAAGATGAACCTGAAACAACTTTCGGTTCTGGCAACGAAATTAAGGTCTCGTCAACTGAACAACTGATAACGGCTATTGAACAAGCAAACAGTGGCGATACCATTGAACTTGCTGACGGTAGCTATGACATTGAGAAAATTATCTTCATTGATAAAGCTATCACCGTCCAAGCCCTAAATACCAAAAAAGCCAAACTAACCTTTAGCAGACCAACATTGTTCGAAATTCAAAATGGCGGTGCGTTAAAACTAGATGGTTTGATTATTACCGGTGAGAACAGCTTAGATTCATCAGGTAATACAGTTATCAGAACCTCGAAATGGGGCATGTTAACTAACTACCGTTTCAGCATGTTTAATAGTGAAATCAAGCAACTTGATATTAATCACTCGTTTCATTTCTTTGACTCAGGCTCACGTGCCTTTGCCAAAAAAATTGAAATCATAAATAACAACTTTGAAAAAATTAGCGGTGATATTTTCAGACTAAATAAAGAGACTGATGACTTAGGTATTTATAACGCTGAATACTTAATAGTCGAGAATAATCAGTTTAAGAACATTGAAGGTGCTTTAGTTAATTTATACCGTGGCGGTACTGATGAAAGTACTTTTGGCCCCCACTTATCATTCATGCATAACGAGGTTAGCAATGTTGGTCAAGGTAAGCGAAATAAGTCTAAAGCCAGCTTATTCTTACATGGCGTACAAGTGACTGATATTGAGAAAAACAGCTTTAAAGATAGTGCGGTAGTCAAAATTGAGCACACCACTGGTGAGCCAGTGACACAAGTCAGTAATAACCAATTCATTAACGCTGGTAGCCCTTCCGTCCAAGAGCTTTATGCGATAGAAAAAACCACCGCGTCAATCACCAACAATAAAGTGCAGTAA
- a CDS encoding arylsulfatase, which yields MTSFFSSSKIALCTGLLAASAVASAAEKPNILAIWGDDIGIFNISAYNNGMMGYQTPNIDRIANEGALFTDHYAQQSCTAGRAAFLTGQEPFRTGLLTIGMPGSEAGIPDWTPTIADVLKEQGYMTAQFGKNHMGDQDKHLPTAHGFDQFFGNLYHLNAEEEPETYYYPKDPEFHKKYGPRGVIRSSADGKIEDTGPMTRKRMEHADEEFLEESLAFMEKAVKAKKPFFIWHNTTRMHVWTRLQEKYQGASGISIYADGMLEHDDHVGILLDKLDSLGVADNTIVLYTTDNGAETVSWPDGGATYFHGEKGTTFEGGMRVPQLVRWPGVIKPGTKINDIMSHKDWLPTFVAAAGEDDVVEKLKSKNGARYNGKNWRVHLDGYNFMPYFEGKVDKGPRDGMLYFSANAELNAVRTGDFKVSFATLEGNITDAVRFQSNWPQVVHLRADPFEKAPHESGMYLRWMADNMWLFVPVGGQVQEFMATLGDYPMQKSQVLNPGNFNQNTYMLQGKLKELEQIRQKVLK from the coding sequence ATGACAAGTTTCTTTAGTTCGAGTAAAATCGCTCTTTGCACAGGATTGTTAGCAGCATCGGCTGTTGCAAGCGCTGCAGAAAAACCCAATATTCTCGCCATTTGGGGAGATGATATTGGTATTTTCAATATTAGTGCATACAACAACGGCATGATGGGTTATCAAACACCCAACATCGATCGTATTGCAAATGAAGGAGCATTGTTTACCGATCATTATGCTCAACAATCATGTACCGCTGGACGCGCAGCCTTTTTAACCGGACAAGAACCCTTTCGAACAGGGTTACTCACTATTGGTATGCCTGGCTCTGAAGCGGGTATTCCAGACTGGACTCCGACCATTGCTGATGTGTTAAAAGAGCAAGGTTATATGACCGCGCAGTTTGGTAAAAACCACATGGGCGATCAAGATAAACATCTTCCTACCGCACATGGTTTTGATCAATTCTTTGGTAACCTTTATCACTTAAATGCTGAAGAAGAGCCAGAGACTTATTACTATCCAAAGGATCCTGAATTCCACAAAAAGTACGGTCCTCGTGGCGTGATTCGATCGAGTGCTGACGGTAAAATTGAAGATACTGGCCCAATGACGCGTAAGCGTATGGAGCACGCCGATGAAGAGTTTTTAGAAGAGTCGCTAGCCTTTATGGAAAAAGCGGTAAAAGCTAAAAAACCTTTCTTTATTTGGCATAACACGACTCGTATGCATGTATGGACTCGCTTACAAGAGAAATACCAAGGCGCGTCAGGAATTTCTATCTATGCCGATGGTATGTTAGAGCATGATGACCACGTGGGTATCTTACTGGATAAACTCGACTCATTAGGTGTAGCCGATAACACAATCGTTCTTTACACCACCGATAATGGTGCTGAGACAGTTTCATGGCCTGATGGTGGTGCAACATACTTCCACGGTGAAAAAGGTACAACCTTTGAAGGGGGTATGCGAGTACCTCAGCTAGTTCGCTGGCCTGGAGTCATTAAACCTGGAACCAAAATAAACGACATCATGTCACATAAAGATTGGCTTCCAACCTTTGTTGCTGCTGCTGGTGAAGATGACGTAGTCGAAAAGCTTAAATCTAAAAATGGTGCCCGCTATAACGGTAAGAACTGGCGTGTACATTTAGATGGCTACAACTTTATGCCTTACTTTGAAGGTAAAGTGGATAAAGGACCTCGTGACGGCATGCTTTACTTTTCGGCTAACGCGGAGTTGAACGCGGTTAGAACAGGTGACTTTAAAGTCTCGTTTGCAACGCTTGAAGGTAACATTACTGATGCAGTTCGCTTCCAATCAAACTGGCCTCAAGTCGTTCATTTACGCGCTGACCCATTTGAAAAAGCACCACATGAATCTGGAATGTATTTACGTTGGATGGCAGATAACATGTGGTTATTTGTTCCAGTTGGCGGACAAGTACAAGAGTTTATGGCGACACTTGGTGATTACCCTATGCAAAAAAGCCAAGTGTTAAACCCTGGTAACTTCAATCAAAACACTTATATGCTGCAAGGAAAACTCAAAGAACTTGAGCAAATCCGCCAGAAAGTATTGAAGTAA
- a CDS encoding FadR/GntR family transcriptional regulator, which yields MKNRRMFWRIVEEIEASIASGEYAPGSRLPPERELAEKFDVSRPTIREAIIALEVREKIEVKTGSGVYVLHSVNQNSNKDKINAFELTQARALVEGEIAALAANTITKEELVELNKTLIMMENKSYVEEADQMFHNIIANSTRNGALIKSFENLWALRASSTKIIDDYDSVCSKDNKKTLDEHTAIYEALAAADASEARLAMHQHFNRLINVLFDTVEAKSLEEVKRKNSEKRDLYSIDNLVNRIG from the coding sequence ATGAAAAATAGACGTATGTTTTGGCGTATCGTAGAAGAGATCGAAGCGTCTATTGCTAGCGGCGAATATGCACCCGGTAGTCGTTTGCCACCAGAAAGGGAGTTGGCTGAGAAGTTTGATGTAAGCAGGCCAACCATTCGCGAAGCAATAATCGCACTTGAAGTGCGTGAAAAAATTGAAGTGAAAACCGGTTCAGGGGTATATGTTTTACACTCGGTAAACCAAAACAGTAATAAAGATAAGATCAATGCCTTTGAATTGACGCAAGCCAGAGCATTAGTTGAAGGTGAAATTGCTGCGCTAGCTGCAAATACTATCACCAAGGAAGAATTGGTTGAGTTAAATAAAACATTGATAATGATGGAAAATAAATCATATGTTGAAGAAGCGGATCAAATGTTCCATAACATTATCGCTAACTCTACTCGTAACGGTGCATTAATAAAATCTTTCGAGAACTTATGGGCATTACGCGCCTCGAGTACCAAGATAATTGATGACTATGACAGCGTGTGTAGTAAAGATAATAAAAAGACCCTTGATGAGCATACTGCTATTTATGAGGCGTTAGCTGCAGCAGATGCATCTGAAGCTCGTTTAGCTATGCATCAACATTTTAATCGATTAATCAATGTATTGTTCGATACCGTTGAAGCAAAGTCATTAGAAGAAGTTAAGCGAAAAAATAGTGAGAAGCGTGATTTGTATTCGATTGATAACTTGGTAAATAGGATCGGTTAA
- a CDS encoding methyltransferase, whose amino-acid sequence MTANQFSCEGIELSLFRYPKQQESNLQAWDAADEHLIKHMLDTEQKSVNTAIINDSFGALQCGLSAIDASWPLCVETDAKTSLLGAELNLEANQLVSDNIQRFHSRELLPDDLSLVLMKLPKNLSYFAHQLQRLSQVLPAGTQVLIAAKAKTINKSILSLIEKNLGSAQASLTWKKTRVITCIADGNKRQLPQAVNWPVDELSLNISNLSNVFAANKLDIGARIMLDNLPEGEFNTVIDLGCGNGILGLRAGQLYPQASIHFVDDSEMAVASSRHNWQLNGFSAEKAQFHWDDCLTHLEPELVADLVLCNPPFHQGEAITDHIAWQMFVDARKRLAPGGMLQVVGNRHLAYHVKLKRLFNNCKTVASNGKFVILQAIK is encoded by the coding sequence ATGACGGCAAACCAATTCTCTTGTGAAGGAATTGAGTTATCACTTTTTCGCTATCCAAAGCAGCAAGAGTCAAATCTTCAAGCTTGGGATGCTGCCGACGAACACCTTATAAAACATATGTTAGATACTGAACAAAAATCAGTAAACACAGCGATCATTAATGATAGTTTTGGCGCACTACAATGCGGCCTAAGTGCGATTGATGCTTCGTGGCCATTATGTGTAGAAACTGATGCTAAAACCAGTTTACTGGGTGCTGAATTAAATTTAGAAGCTAATCAGTTGGTATCAGACAATATACAACGCTTTCATAGCCGGGAATTATTGCCTGACGACCTCAGTTTAGTCTTGATGAAACTACCAAAAAACCTCAGTTATTTTGCCCATCAATTACAGCGTTTGTCACAAGTTTTACCTGCTGGGACTCAAGTATTAATTGCTGCTAAAGCAAAAACCATTAATAAATCTATCTTGAGTTTAATAGAGAAAAACTTAGGTTCCGCCCAAGCCAGTTTAACTTGGAAGAAAACCCGCGTAATCACTTGTATTGCTGACGGTAATAAGCGCCAACTTCCACAAGCTGTCAACTGGCCTGTTGATGAGTTATCACTTAACATCAGTAATTTAAGCAATGTATTTGCCGCTAACAAACTCGATATAGGCGCACGTATCATGCTAGATAACTTGCCAGAAGGTGAGTTCAATACCGTGATAGATCTGGGTTGTGGTAATGGCATTTTAGGTTTGAGAGCAGGCCAGCTCTATCCACAAGCAAGCATTCATTTTGTAGATGATTCTGAAATGGCCGTTGCATCAAGTCGTCATAATTGGCAGCTCAATGGCTTTTCAGCTGAAAAAGCACAGTTTCACTGGGATGATTGCTTAACCCACTTAGAGCCGGAATTGGTGGCAGATCTAGTGCTATGTAACCCACCGTTTCACCAAGGTGAAGCCATTACTGACCATATCGCTTGGCAAATGTTTGTTGATGCCCGCAAACGTTTAGCCCCAGGTGGAATGCTACAAGTCGTGGGGAATCGCCATTTGGCTTATCATGTCAAATTAAAGCGCTTATTTAATAACTGCAAAACTGTTGCATCAAACGGAAAGTTTGTCATTCTACAAGCGATAAAATAA
- a CDS encoding DUF58 domain-containing protein has product MNSVERRQPKSELRDPRLHVEYRHLVKLQALSHSFRLLPQWQAKSLMAGRHHSQFRGRGLNFEELKHYQVGDDIRCLDWKVTLRTGQPHVRLYTEEKDRNVVILVDQGANMFFASTHTMKSVVAAEVAALISWRVLREGDRIGMLLKKPDACLWSEPMRGQNHVLHILKTLSQTNQSLNVNSSNSISFSESLTKLAQRDLRQSTVIILSDFLSLNDNDVGKLKQIQRSNDLLAVRISDPMEQSIPDDAQWVMGDGNYQLSLHQRQQISKVNQQFSATAAQNAKALNDLMARHNLPLVELSTDGNHLSQLKRAIGG; this is encoded by the coding sequence ATGAATAGTGTTGAGCGTCGTCAACCCAAATCGGAATTGCGCGATCCAAGACTGCATGTTGAGTATCGTCATTTAGTGAAATTACAGGCCTTGAGCCATTCATTCCGACTTTTACCTCAATGGCAGGCTAAAAGTTTAATGGCCGGAAGACATCATTCCCAGTTTCGTGGTCGGGGATTAAATTTCGAAGAGTTAAAGCATTATCAAGTCGGTGATGATATTCGTTGTTTAGACTGGAAGGTGACACTAAGAACCGGTCAGCCCCATGTTCGACTATATACCGAAGAGAAAGATCGTAACGTGGTGATATTGGTCGACCAAGGTGCCAATATGTTTTTTGCGTCAACCCACACGATGAAATCAGTGGTAGCCGCTGAAGTCGCAGCGTTAATTTCGTGGCGAGTATTACGTGAAGGTGATCGCATTGGAATGTTACTTAAAAAACCTGATGCGTGTTTGTGGTCAGAGCCGATGCGTGGCCAGAATCATGTGCTGCATATATTGAAAACCCTCAGCCAAACTAACCAATCACTTAATGTTAATTCTTCAAATTCAATTAGCTTTTCTGAATCGTTAACCAAATTAGCGCAGCGGGATTTACGTCAATCAACCGTTATTATTTTGAGTGATTTCTTATCGTTAAATGATAATGATGTGGGAAAATTAAAACAAATTCAGCGCAGCAATGATTTATTAGCGGTTAGAATTTCAGATCCTATGGAGCAATCTATTCCTGATGATGCACAGTGGGTTATGGGAGATGGAAATTATCAATTGAGTTTGCATCAACGTCAGCAAATTTCTAAAGTGAATCAACAGTTTTCAGCAACTGCGGCGCAGAATGCCAAAGCACTCAATGATTTAATGGCGCGGCATAATTTACCTTTGGTTGAGTTAAGTACTGATGGCAACCATTTAAGCCAACTTAAACGTGCGATTGGTGGATAA
- a CDS encoding AAA family ATPase → MNNTLQSITALISEVEKSVIGQSHVIRALVIGLLTKGHVLLEGLPGTAKTRSVKSLADTMNASFGRVQFTPDLLPSDITGTIQYQDSNGSPLLTFQQGPLFHNLVLADEINRAPAKVQAALLEAMAEGTVTVGDTTHKLDELFMVLATQNPVEQEGTYPLPEAQMDRFMMKINVDYPDDAAELDIIRLVRAEESDSVTAAKNTISKVDPQVFLAARKQLSDVTVSEIVERYMVALVMATRHPERYPNSPLSTWIKTGSSPRASIALDKCARAEAWLSGRDYVLPDDVRSIAHSVLSHRITLSYDALADNVDGQYVVNELLDIVAVG, encoded by the coding sequence GTGAACAATACCTTACAAAGTATTACCGCTTTAATCAGCGAAGTTGAAAAATCTGTCATTGGACAATCCCATGTCATTAGAGCTTTAGTTATTGGTTTATTAACTAAAGGCCACGTCCTATTAGAAGGGCTACCGGGTACAGCTAAAACTCGCTCGGTAAAATCCCTTGCCGATACGATGAACGCCTCATTTGGTCGAGTACAATTCACCCCTGATTTACTTCCTTCTGACATTACTGGAACAATTCAGTATCAAGATAGTAACGGTAGCCCACTATTAACTTTTCAGCAAGGACCTTTGTTTCATAATTTAGTGTTAGCTGATGAAATCAACCGCGCCCCTGCGAAAGTGCAAGCGGCTTTATTAGAGGCCATGGCAGAAGGAACTGTGACTGTGGGAGATACGACTCATAAGCTCGATGAATTGTTTATGGTTTTAGCAACTCAAAATCCCGTTGAGCAAGAAGGAACTTATCCGTTACCTGAAGCACAAATGGATCGGTTTATGATGAAAATTAATGTTGATTACCCTGATGATGCGGCTGAATTGGATATTATTCGTTTAGTTCGTGCTGAAGAAAGTGATTCAGTTACCGCGGCTAAAAACACAATATCGAAAGTTGATCCGCAGGTTTTTCTTGCTGCTCGTAAGCAGTTATCTGATGTCACAGTGTCAGAAATTGTAGAGCGATACATGGTGGCTTTAGTGATGGCAACTCGTCATCCTGAAAGATATCCAAACTCACCGTTATCAACTTGGATAAAGACAGGTTCAAGTCCCAGAGCATCAATCGCATTAGATAAATGTGCTCGAGCAGAAGCGTGGCTATCTGGAAGAGATTATGTATTACCTGATGATGTTAGGAGCATCGCGCATTCTGTGTTGTCACACCGCATAACGCTAAGTTATGACGCATTGGCTGATAATGTTGATGGTCAATATGTGGTTAATGAGTTATTGGATATCGTGGCAGTAGGATAA